ATCCTCACCACCTCCCGTTGACTTTTCGTTTGGATATCAATTCATTATCCGATCTCAGCATTGATCCATTCTGCAGAACGCTCAGGCATTGCTTCCAGCAATTGGCCCTTACGCGGGAAGCCATCTATTGATCTAAATGCGTGTTTCGTTGATGTAAATCAATGAAATAGAAGGGTGAAAAGATGGTGGCGAGGGTCGGAATCGAACCGACGACACGCGGATTTTCAGTCCGCTGCTCTACCAACTGAGCTACCACGCCATTTAGGTCTTAACTAGTTTATTTTCAACGAGTTGGACTTTCGTCAAAAATCTTTCCTCTTTCCGGAAAAACGCTCCGTGACGGTTTCGTGACGGTTCGCAATAATTCATCCCTCGGAAAAGAGTTCGCATACAATACATTACGCACCCTCAGAATCAACCTTTTTTTAAGGTGATGGTTGATTTCTAAAACAATGCTGAACGAAAACCCTATATTCTCTACTGCACCGCTTTAAGAGATTCACGAACAACATCAGCCCATTCACTGATGACTGTTATCACCTGGGCCGAACAGTGGAAGCCTAAGGCTGCTCCGCTTTTGTAGCACCCTTCGTCTGCGAATAGCTCTTTATCGGCCAATACAATAGACGCCGCCAAGAGTTCGAATATAAAGGCGGGCACCCTCAAATACAGGTGAACTACGAAAAGGCTCCAGTTGATTCCGGGCCACTTCCTTGCAGCCATCGTCCAGATCAAACACAACCGTTTCGCCGGTATCACTACTCACAAAAAGATAATGTCCGGCCAGGGTTACGCTCGGATAAAAAGTACCCCCAAGATTCAATTTTTGCTCAGACAAAATCGTTCCAGAAACGGCATCCAAAATGCTAAAGTTCCCCTTCTGGTGAACAGCATAAAGCCGGTCTTTAAAAAGAACCGGTGAGGCGTAATAACGATCCGCCGCCATCTTGGTCTGCCATAAAGTCTCTACCTTGACCGGCTCGATCTCGGCAGCGGGCAGACGAATCGCTTTCCCGCCATTTTCCACGAAGTAGACCTTGTTCCCCTCCAAAACCGGCGCGCAATAGTCCAACTTGGATACAGAACGCGCCAGTTTGACCCCGTCAGAAATGCGCAGAATATCGCCCTTGGGCGTAATCACCACATCCACATCGCCTATCTTGGCCGCAACAGAGGTGCCCCAGCCAGCAGGCGATTCTGTGGCCCATAACGTCTTCCCGGTAGCGAGATCCAGCGCCGTCATCTTGAGCACATGGACAAGCATCGTTTTCCCAACCAGTACCGGGGAGGCGCTATGGCCCCAATCATGTGTGGACCGCTCCACAAGGCGACCCCATACCCTTGTTCCATCCAGGTCGTAACAGACGGCCACCCCATTTCCAAAAACCGCATAGACGCGCTGACCATCCGTTACCGGCGAGGGCGAGGAAAAGCCCGTAACCCCATGGGTTTTGGGATTGGCGCTTAAATTGGTATAGACTTGTTTGGCCTGCTCAATTTCGGCTGGAGACAGCACCTCCGCATAGGTATTAGTCTTCTGCCAGAGAATCTGACCATTGCTGGCATCAAGACATATCAACGTCGAGGGCTCCTCACATACCAACAATCGATTTTTCAGTAGCAACGGAGTGGCGTTTGAAAAATGGAGTAGCTTAGTATTCCAAACGACATTGTTGGTTTTCGACCAGGAAAGTGGTGGATTTGCCGAAAGATAGCGGCCCGTCGCATCACCACGCCAACCTGTGGCATTCCCGGCATCCGAGGAAGAACCCATGCAAGACATCAGAACGAGGGCGGTAAAGGAAATAAATTTCATAAGGCTCAAATTGTGTCGTTATCCGCGTTAACAGTCAAAGCAAGATTACCCCTGTTTTTGACAGGGCAGACGCATCTAAATTCCGGGCCAATACGAGGAATTTCCGACAGAATGAACAAAATATACAAAATTGTTGAGGGATAGAGGCAGATACTTCACTTACCATTCTGAACATTCTGTGAATTCTGTCAAAACTCTTGATTTTGGGGTGGTATAGATGCGTCTGCCCTGCTGTTTTTGATTGGCTCCCTTGACGCCTCGCATGAATCGCGATATCTTTTTGCTCGTTTGTTTTAAGAGTGGTGAGCATCAGGTATCACCACTGAAAAACGTTTATAATCTGAAGCAAGGCATATTCATGAGTACGCGTTCATTAGGTGTTGTCATCGTTGGATTCGGTGGCATGGGGTATCAGCATTCTCTTATGATCAGCCAAGTCTCCCGGCTGAAACTGCTGGGAGCTTACGATATCAAGGCTGAGGCCCAGGAAAAGGCTGCGAAAAGCGGAATCAAGGCCTATCCAAGTCTGGATGCTGTTCTGGCCGACCCGGCCGTCGAGATCGTCTTGATCGCCACACCGAATGATACTCACAAAGACATTGCCATTAAGGCCATGAAGGCCGGCAAACATGTCATCTGCGAAAAACCCGTCTGCCTGGACAGCACTGAATTGGCGGCTATTCTGGCCGTGGCTGCCGAAACCGGCAAGGTGTTCCAAGTCCACCAGAACCGCCGCTGGGACGAAGACTACCTGATCGTCAAAAAGCTCTATGACGAAAAATTAATCGGCGAGGTCTTTCATATTGAAACCCGGGTTCAGGGATCACGCGGTATTCCCGGCGACTGGCGCCGGCTGGAGGCCCAGGGCGGCGGCATGATGCTCGACTGGGGCGTACATCTTCTAGACCGTATCACGGTCATGATTCCCGGCCGGATCGTACAGGTCTTCTGCAAGCTGAACTTTCCCACCGGTGAAGAGGTTGATGAAGGGTT
The nucleotide sequence above comes from bacterium. Encoded proteins:
- a CDS encoding PQQ-binding-like beta-propeller repeat protein, with translation MKFISFTALVLMSCMGSSSDAGNATGWRGDATGRYLSANPPLSWSKTNNVVWNTKLLHFSNATPLLLKNRLLVCEEPSTLICLDASNGQILWQKTNTYAEVLSPAEIEQAKQVYTNLSANPKTHGVTGFSSPSPVTDGQRVYAVFGNGVAVCYDLDGTRVWGRLVERSTHDWGHSASPVLVGKTMLVHVLKMTALDLATGKTLWATESPAGWGTSVAAKIGDVDVVITPKGDILRISDGVKLARSVSKLDYCAPVLEGNKVYFVENGGKAIRLPAAEIEPVKVETLWQTKMAADRYYASPVLFKDRLYAVHQKGNFSILDAVSGTILSEQKLNLGGTFYPSVTLAGHYLFVSSDTGETVVFDLDDGCKEVARNQLEPFRSSPVFEGARLYIRTLGGVYCIGR
- a CDS encoding Gfo/Idh/MocA family oxidoreductase: MSTRSLGVVIVGFGGMGYQHSLMISQVSRLKLLGAYDIKAEAQEKAAKSGIKAYPSLDAVLADPAVEIVLIATPNDTHKDIAIKAMKAGKHVICEKPVCLDSTELAAILAVAAETGKVFQVHQNRRWDEDYLIVKKLYDEKLIGEVFHIETRVQGSRGIPGDWRRLEAQGGGMMLDWGVHLLDRITVMIPGRIVQVFCKLNFPTGEEVDEGFHVFLTFEHGKTVMVEVGTRNFLSLPLWYVSGTMGTAIIQDWTLSGRVMTLQTIENMDATPIVAGAGLTKTMAPRIDETATEAPLPRVKADVCDFYRNVIDVIEGRAKPVIKNAEVMRVMKLMETCFLSDKTGQVIQFE